A single region of the Gilliamella apis genome encodes:
- a CDS encoding TIGR03915 family putative DNA repair protein → MLAFYYDKSFEGLMCAVFDAFKLKKMPECLLAEGEDVPLLVTDFHQVEYRNSKYERVYTALQKKLSQIALNQLLFTWLSELPESDLIIFRYICKVFKSTNSIETDFADADVLAVYDIAKKVNKEKHHIQQFVRFNSIQNPANSCDNNDKIYFAVIEPIYNALPLTTRFFKDRYADQKWAIYDEKRQYGYFYDLDKIEQIWLNDNDPLIVNKQINQDYLTDDEKLFQTMWNRYCQALTIKERINPRLQRQNMPRRFWHHLPEMQGK, encoded by the coding sequence ATGCTGGCGTTCTATTATGATAAGTCTTTCGAAGGACTAATGTGTGCGGTGTTTGATGCATTTAAACTAAAAAAAATGCCTGAATGTTTATTAGCTGAGGGCGAAGATGTGCCACTTTTGGTTACTGATTTTCATCAAGTTGAGTATCGCAACAGTAAATATGAGCGTGTTTATACTGCACTGCAAAAAAAATTATCACAGATTGCGCTAAATCAACTCTTGTTTACTTGGCTATCAGAATTACCTGAAAGTGATTTAATTATCTTTCGCTATATTTGTAAAGTATTCAAGTCAACCAATTCGATTGAAACTGATTTTGCTGATGCGGATGTGTTAGCTGTTTATGATATAGCTAAAAAGGTAAATAAAGAAAAACATCATATTCAGCAATTTGTTCGCTTCAATAGTATCCAAAATCCAGCAAACAGTTGTGATAATAATGACAAAATTTACTTTGCGGTTATAGAGCCTATATATAACGCTTTACCGTTAACTACTCGATTTTTTAAAGATCGTTATGCCGATCAAAAATGGGCAATTTATGATGAAAAACGCCAATATGGTTATTTTTATGATTTAGATAAGATAGAGCAAATCTGGTTGAACGATAATGATCCTCTGATCGTTAATAAGCAAATTAACCAAGATTATCTAACTGATGATGAAAAATTGTTTCAAACCATGTGGAATCGTTATTGTCAGGCCTTAACCATAAAAGAACGAATTAATCCAAGATTACAAAGGCAAAATATGCCTAGACGGTTCTGGCACCATTTACCCGAAATGCAAGGCAAATAA
- the allS gene encoding HTH-type transcriptional activator AllS, producing the protein MLDTETMRTFIKVVESNSFSKAAKLLYKTPAAISYRIKSLEADLNTQLFERTTRTVTLTLAGQHLYEQCSQWLLWLSTMPDELQQIRDGVERKINITINNLLYDVEAVADLLAFLKEKFPFTHFNVNRQVYMGVWDSLLHGECHLAIGATGTESLDTMINILPLGEVSWVFVAAKHHPISQIEGALSNETLRKYPAINVEDTSVHMNKRVAWLLPSQSEIIVPNISTKLACHLRGLGIGFLPKSICQSYLDSGELIACRVINERKPSPLSLAWKKTHMGKVMNEIVNLFRFHHPIANNFLKNIDKRR; encoded by the coding sequence ATGTTAGATACAGAAACCATGCGAACCTTTATCAAAGTAGTAGAAAGTAATAGCTTTTCAAAAGCCGCAAAACTACTTTACAAAACACCTGCCGCAATTAGTTATCGCATTAAATCATTGGAAGCCGATCTCAATACCCAACTTTTTGAACGAACCACTCGAACCGTGACACTTACATTAGCAGGGCAACACCTTTATGAACAGTGTAGCCAATGGTTGCTTTGGTTATCGACTATGCCCGATGAGCTTCAACAAATCCGTGATGGTGTTGAACGTAAAATTAACATTACTATCAATAATTTATTGTATGATGTTGAAGCTGTTGCCGATTTATTGGCTTTTCTGAAAGAAAAGTTTCCTTTTACCCATTTTAATGTGAATCGACAAGTGTATATGGGGGTATGGGACTCGTTATTGCATGGTGAATGCCATTTAGCCATCGGTGCAACAGGTACTGAATCGCTTGATACTATGATAAATATACTTCCGCTTGGTGAAGTTAGTTGGGTATTCGTTGCGGCAAAACATCATCCTATTTCTCAAATTGAGGGGGCGTTATCGAATGAAACATTACGCAAATACCCAGCAATTAATGTTGAAGATACATCTGTTCATATGAATAAACGAGTGGCATGGTTATTACCAAGTCAATCAGAGATTATTGTTCCCAATATTTCAACCAAGTTGGCTTGCCACTTAAGGGGACTTGGGATCGGTTTCTTGCCAAAATCAATCTGTCAATCTTATTTGGATTCAGGTGAATTGATTGCTTGCCGAGTTATTAATGAACGTAAACCATCACCATTGTCCTTAGCATGGAAAAAAACGCATATGGGTAAAGTGATGAATGAAATTGTAAATCTATTTAGATTTCATCATCCCATTGCCAATAATTTTTTAAAAAATATAGATAAAAGAAGATGA
- a CDS encoding putative DNA modification/repair radical SAM protein, with translation MQEKMISKLEILAESAKYDISCASSGTSRSNKNKGIGSASRCGICHSFTADGRCVSLLKIMLTNYCMFDCAYCINRQSNDIPRAGFTPKELAELTIEFYRRNYIEGLFLSSGIVRSADHTMEKMIRVVKILQQEYNFNGYIHMKAIPGASNELIREAGLLVDRMSVNLEIPTERNLKLLAPDKDHQTIYQPMRHIQQNLLENIEDRKKIKSTPKFVPAGQSTQVIIGATDETDNQILQLTAKLYKRPSMKRVYYSGFIPVNSYDKRLPVLQEVPRVRENRLYQADWLLRFYDFSVDEIVNDEHPDLDLTVDPKLSWAIRNPQFFPVDINRDSYQKILRVPGIGVKSAKLIVMARRHRKLNKEALKRIGVVLKRAQFFIICHEMNTFKVLDSSAEYIRLSLQDLPRLEVKQQALPQQLVMGW, from the coding sequence ATTCAAGAAAAAATGATCTCAAAGCTTGAGATCTTAGCCGAATCTGCAAAATATGACATTTCATGTGCCTCAAGTGGTACTTCACGCAGTAATAAAAATAAAGGTATTGGTAGTGCTTCTCGCTGTGGTATTTGCCATTCATTTACTGCTGATGGTCGCTGTGTTTCACTGTTGAAAATCATGTTAACGAATTATTGCATGTTTGACTGTGCTTATTGTATCAATCGCCAGAGTAATGATATTCCTCGTGCAGGATTTACACCAAAAGAGTTAGCGGAACTGACGATTGAATTTTATCGTCGCAATTATATTGAAGGGCTGTTTTTAAGCTCGGGTATTGTACGTAGTGCTGATCACACGATGGAAAAAATGATTCGTGTGGTCAAAATATTACAGCAAGAATATAACTTTAATGGTTATATTCATATGAAGGCGATTCCAGGTGCAAGTAATGAATTAATTCGTGAAGCAGGTTTACTCGTTGATCGAATGAGTGTCAATTTAGAGATCCCTACCGAGCGAAATTTAAAATTATTGGCGCCAGATAAAGATCATCAAACCATTTATCAACCAATGCGACATATTCAGCAAAATTTGCTAGAAAATATTGAAGATCGTAAAAAAATCAAATCAACACCAAAATTTGTTCCTGCTGGGCAAAGTACTCAGGTGATTATTGGCGCGACAGATGAAACTGATAATCAAATTTTACAGCTCACCGCCAAACTATATAAGCGACCAAGTATGAAGCGGGTTTACTATTCGGGATTTATTCCTGTGAATAGTTATGATAAGCGATTACCTGTTTTGCAAGAAGTACCAAGAGTGCGAGAAAATCGTTTATATCAGGCCGATTGGTTACTTCGTTTTTATGATTTTAGTGTCGATGAAATTGTAAATGATGAACATCCAGATCTTGATTTGACTGTCGATCCCAAATTATCTTGGGCGATTCGTAATCCACAATTTTTTCCGGTTGATATCAATCGGGATAGTTATCAAAAAATTCTACGGGTGCCAGGAATTGGCGTTAAATCAGCAAAATTAATTGTTATGGCAAGGCGACATCGAAAACTAAATAAAGAGGCGCTCAAACGTATTGGTGTGGTGCTAAAACGAGCGCAGTTTTTTATTATTTGCCATGAAATGAATACATTTAAAGTACTTGATTCATCCGCCGAATATATCCGTCTTAGTTTACAAGATTTGCCTCGTCTTGAAGTAAAACAACAAGCCCTTCCACAGCAACTAGTTATGGGATGGTAA
- a CDS encoding DUF2877 domain-containing protein: protein MKLIYADDECLNKPINRSQLSTNVVDYCQQRGLFIAQSSHIIKPLLISADIPIKEGELSLFSCYQHTINLITANRQLITLHRFNSGLSPMGVVFKSSDFDFLMSLLLDNNKISLYQLSTGDLQIGMFLISFDTHVCQLNSKKYSLNNMSKLQVANQLKQIHNPTGLFGQLSNNVNGHYPQQLNQLCNIMMNLMNGNVDDISPFIGLGPGLTPSFDDIIVGILAVTSSDPCFVDRMQRFKTAFAKLSLDLLTTTVSVAFLNYALQGKFSLLVLQVINSFVKGHYHHSSIKNLMNYGHTSGSDLLLGIWLGIDRFVLRD from the coding sequence ATGAAATTGATATATGCAGATGATGAATGCTTAAATAAACCGATTAACCGATCTCAGTTAAGTACAAATGTTGTTGATTATTGTCAACAGCGTGGTCTATTTATAGCTCAATCATCGCATATCATCAAACCATTATTAATTAGTGCCGATATTCCAATAAAAGAGGGCGAATTATCGCTATTTAGCTGTTATCAACATACCATTAATTTAATTACAGCAAATCGGCAATTAATCACATTACATCGCTTTAACAGTGGTTTATCACCAATGGGTGTAGTGTTTAAATCGTCTGATTTTGATTTCCTTATGTCGCTATTATTGGATAATAATAAGATATCGCTTTATCAATTGTCGACTGGTGACTTGCAAATCGGCATGTTTCTCATTTCCTTTGATACACATGTTTGCCAGCTTAATTCAAAAAAGTATTCACTAAATAACATGAGTAAATTGCAAGTTGCTAATCAGTTAAAGCAAATTCACAATCCTACGGGATTATTTGGCCAATTAAGCAATAATGTAAATGGTCATTATCCACAGCAATTAAATCAGTTATGCAATATTATGATGAATTTAATGAATGGCAATGTTGATGATATCTCGCCATTTATTGGTTTAGGTCCCGGTTTAACACCAAGCTTTGATGACATTATTGTTGGTATTTTAGCTGTCACCTCAAGTGATCCTTGTTTTGTAGATCGAATGCAACGATTTAAAACAGCCTTTGCAAAGTTATCATTAGATTTATTAACTACAACAGTTAGTGTTGCCTTCTTAAATTATGCATTACAAGGCAAATTTTCGTTACTGGTATTACAAGTCATTAACTCATTTGTAAAAGGTCACTATCATCATTCATCGATAAAAAACTTAATGAATTATGGCCACACCTCTGGATCAGATCTTTTACTTGGTATATGGTTAGGTATTGATCGTTTTGTTTTAAGGGATTAA
- a CDS encoding MlaA family lipoprotein: MRKKIIGMMFSVLALTGCATYQAETNSYSDPLSGFNKTMFNVNYYALDPYILRPAAVAWKDYVPTPVRKGVVNFSSNLSEPASMVNSALQGEGHEAGKHLARFFINTVFGVAGLFDVASVADPQLQKGPKRGFGDTLGHYDVPYGPYVVLPFYGSATLRQEGGDLVDTLYPPLVWIDWQWALVRGVFDGIEARAVAIEYEDLIKNSDDPYNFMRNAYFQRNDFNASGGKVDEQKEQQRQQSINGILDEIDAQ, translated from the coding sequence ATGAGAAAAAAAATTATAGGTATGATGTTCTCGGTTTTAGCGTTGACAGGTTGTGCGACCTATCAGGCTGAAACAAATAGTTATAGTGACCCATTATCGGGTTTTAATAAAACAATGTTTAATGTTAACTACTATGCGCTTGATCCTTATATTTTGCGCCCAGCTGCCGTAGCGTGGAAAGATTATGTTCCAACACCAGTACGTAAAGGAGTAGTTAATTTTTCCTCTAACCTTTCTGAACCTGCATCGATGGTAAATAGTGCTTTACAAGGTGAAGGACATGAAGCAGGGAAACATTTAGCAAGGTTCTTTATTAATACTGTTTTTGGTGTTGCCGGTTTATTTGATGTTGCAAGTGTGGCAGATCCTCAATTACAAAAAGGTCCTAAACGTGGTTTTGGTGATACATTAGGTCATTACGATGTCCCTTATGGCCCTTATGTTGTATTACCTTTCTATGGTTCAGCAACACTTCGTCAAGAAGGTGGTGATCTGGTTGATACTTTATATCCACCACTTGTCTGGATTGATTGGCAATGGGCACTGGTTCGTGGTGTATTTGATGGCATTGAAGCTCGTGCTGTGGCTATTGAGTATGAAGATTTAATTAAAAATAGTGATGATCCATACAACTTTATGCGTAATGCTTACTTCCAGCGCAATGATTTTAATGCTTCTGGCGGTAAAGTTGATGAACAAAAAGAACAACAACGTCAACAAAGCATTAATGGCATTCTTGATGAAATTGATGCCCAATAA
- the fabB gene encoding beta-ketoacyl-ACP synthase I, with protein sequence MKRVVITGLGILSSIGNNTKEVLESLRVGRSGITFSQEMKDSGMRSHVCGNVKLDTTGLIDRKVVRFMNDASIYGYLALQQAIEDAKLTPEQVSNPRTGLIAGYGGSTKTQYNVVAGMKEKGLRGVGPYAVTKSMSSAISACLATPFKIKGVSYSMTSACATSVHCIGHAAELIQLGKQDIVFAGGGEELCWEMSCEFDAMGALSTKYNDTPEKASRAYDKNRDGFVIAGGAGMVVVEELEHALARGAHIYGELVGYGATSDGYDMVAPSGEGAMRCMQLAIQDLDGPVDYINTHGTSTPVGDVKELWAIKQVFGDNIPAISSTKSMTGHSLSATGAQELIYSLLMLEHGFITPSINIDELADEAVGMNIITEPTERELTTVMSNSFGFGGTNASIVMKKYQA encoded by the coding sequence ATGAAACGTGTAGTAATTACAGGATTAGGTATTCTTTCAAGCATTGGGAATAATACCAAAGAAGTTTTAGAATCGTTAAGAGTAGGCCGAAGTGGTATTACTTTTTCGCAAGAAATGAAAGATAGCGGAATGCGTAGTCATGTTTGTGGTAATGTCAAATTAGATACAACTGGATTAATCGATCGAAAAGTCGTCCGTTTTATGAACGATGCTTCTATTTATGGATATCTTGCGCTACAACAAGCAATCGAAGATGCAAAATTAACCCCAGAGCAAGTATCTAATCCACGCACAGGTCTTATCGCTGGTTATGGTGGCTCAACCAAAACTCAATATAATGTTGTTGCCGGCATGAAAGAAAAAGGTTTAAGAGGTGTTGGGCCTTATGCAGTAACAAAATCTATGTCATCGGCAATTTCTGCATGTTTAGCGACACCATTTAAAATTAAAGGAGTTAGCTACTCAATGACTTCAGCTTGTGCAACATCAGTACACTGTATTGGCCATGCAGCTGAACTTATTCAACTTGGTAAACAAGATATCGTGTTTGCTGGTGGTGGTGAAGAGCTATGTTGGGAAATGTCATGCGAATTTGATGCTATGGGGGCATTATCAACTAAATATAACGACACACCAGAAAAAGCATCACGTGCTTATGATAAAAACCGTGATGGTTTTGTAATCGCAGGCGGTGCCGGAATGGTAGTAGTTGAAGAACTTGAGCATGCTCTTGCCCGTGGTGCACATATCTATGGTGAACTCGTTGGTTATGGGGCAACATCTGATGGTTATGACATGGTTGCGCCATCTGGTGAAGGGGCAATGCGTTGTATGCAGCTTGCTATTCAAGATCTTGATGGACCAGTTGATTATATCAATACTCATGGTACCTCAACTCCAGTTGGTGATGTCAAAGAATTATGGGCAATCAAACAAGTATTTGGTGATAACATCCCTGCTATCTCTTCAACTAAATCCATGACTGGTCACTCATTAAGTGCTACCGGAGCACAAGAATTGATTTATTCATTACTTATGCTTGAACACGGCTTTATTACACCAAGTATCAATATTGACGAACTTGCAGATGAAGCAGTAGGCATGAACATTATTACCGAGCCAACTGAACGTGAATTAACCACAGTAATGTCTAATAGTTTTGGTTTCGGCGGTACTAATGCGTCAATTGTCATGAAAAAATACCAAGCATAA
- a CDS encoding pyridoxal-phosphate-dependent aminotransferase family protein — translation MLDLNKYDQINPPSRLLMGPGPINADPRVTRAMAAPLIGQFDPIMTDYMNQTMSLYRDIFKTKNEQTFVIDGTARAGIEAVLVSTIKPGDKVLIPVFGRFGLLLCEIAHRCRADVHTIEVPWGEVFDPNVIEDAIKKVKPKLLLCVQGDTSTTLLQPLDNIGEICRRHGVLSYVDATASIVGNPLEVDKWQLDGVSVSLQKCLSGPPGVAPLTLSPKMVEIIQARKCVELGIRSDNDTSGNDEMIYSNYFDIDMIIRYWGSERINHHTEATSMLYAARECARIVLQEGLDNVIERHRINGAAMVAGLQAMGMSLFGDLSHKMNNVVGVLRPDHINDLEVRNLMLNDFGIEIGASFGPLKGNVWRIGTMGYNARKSCVMQTLTAFEAVLNRVGFKTTQGAGLEAAWNVYNK, via the coding sequence ATGTTAGATCTAAATAAATATGATCAAATTAATCCGCCTTCTCGGCTATTAATGGGTCCCGGTCCAATTAATGCAGATCCTCGTGTAACTAGAGCGATGGCTGCCCCTTTAATTGGTCAATTTGACCCGATTATGACTGATTATATGAATCAAACCATGTCACTTTATCGGGATATTTTCAAAACCAAAAATGAACAAACTTTTGTTATCGATGGAACAGCAAGGGCAGGTATTGAAGCAGTATTAGTATCAACGATTAAACCAGGTGATAAAGTCTTAATACCCGTGTTTGGTCGCTTTGGTTTATTACTATGTGAAATTGCTCATCGTTGTCGTGCTGATGTTCATACTATTGAAGTGCCATGGGGCGAAGTTTTTGATCCTAATGTTATCGAAGATGCGATTAAAAAAGTTAAACCAAAATTACTGCTTTGTGTTCAGGGTGATACTTCAACAACATTGTTACAACCATTAGATAATATTGGTGAAATTTGCCGTAGACATGGCGTATTATCTTATGTTGATGCTACAGCTTCAATTGTTGGTAACCCGCTTGAAGTTGATAAATGGCAACTTGATGGTGTTTCAGTCAGTTTACAAAAATGTTTAAGTGGGCCTCCAGGTGTTGCTCCTCTCACATTAAGTCCGAAAATGGTCGAAATCATCCAAGCACGTAAATGTGTTGAATTAGGTATAAGATCTGATAATGACACCAGTGGCAATGATGAGATGATCTATTCTAACTATTTCGATATCGATATGATTATTCGTTATTGGGGATCTGAGCGTATTAATCATCACACCGAAGCCACATCAATGCTTTATGCAGCACGAGAATGTGCTCGAATCGTGTTACAAGAAGGTTTAGATAATGTTATTGAGCGTCACCGTATCAATGGTGCAGCGATGGTTGCAGGTTTACAAGCAATGGGGATGAGCTTATTCGGTGATTTATCTCATAAGATGAATAATGTTGTTGGTGTTTTACGACCTGATCATATTAATGATCTTGAAGTTCGCAATTTAATGCTCAATGATTTTGGTATTGAAATTGGCGCCTCTTTTGGGCCTCTTAAAGGTAATGTATGGCGTATCGGTACTATGGGATACAATGCAAGAAAATCTTGTGTAATGCAAACCCTTACTGCGTTTGAAGCAGTATTAAATCGTGTTGGCTTTAAAACAACCCAAGGAGCTGGTCTAGAAGCCGCTTGGAATGTCTACAATAAATAA
- a CDS encoding PT domain-containing protein has translation MLKYSCLEASQPASQPASQPASQPASQPASQPASQPASQPASHNLGLFSRRKLGYLFQNQTLFFLFKDLYFLKSYSINSNSNSNSNLKQRFLSLKPILLWILVLSSLLSISTKSAYALNASTANEIHGSAPYLTYDGGINKADSLESLLGITLSDGTVITALEDKSSPTNPIELPSAYDTYANIQTIVPLPKSGNNNYPTANITDLLKAPYNYYGDDDGDGYDQSGSVIATASGQVSLKWEVLRPGFSDTNASDAFYDITETVGSEPNTLINACHKPYRLTISASNGELKTAYGQPNKSDFIGGSHSYYIKANGESPAACFAQPNLYFDNASVAPTKITYMFDSFRWDSANNFFKNNYRGSPSKGFIILRAANSGHDPLNNNHNYSNFPTTGSHGLYFYLLLEGITPNAVVSANGKTVRSVEGGTVSLSLSAGNTELWRHKQSNVPNPYGKIEPALKVTLNGPRYNSADKSFSPTTFRIYADSAKQRLLYEFKLERWYIAQPDVLYGNKTTGNGGVIMGDKGLGYQQQAKNYCSGLGNNYHLPNGKEIFFIGDGVIIIGREPHTRSVGYNINNEFRGGIVNEWGCITTSSNICNGYQGSDWNSYMYWTTDVRVEGRNKRRGLMVDAELGFRWAYATTTDSIAAAAVCVTP, from the coding sequence ATGTTAAAATACAGTTGTTTAGAGGCCAGCCAGCCAGCCAGCCAGCCAGCCAGCCAGCCAGCCAGCCAGCCAGCCAGCCAGCCAGCCAGCCAGCCAGCCAGCCAGCCAGCCAGCCAGCCAGCCAGCCATAATTTAGGATTATTTAGCCGACGAAAGTTAGGTTATTTATTTCAGAATCAAACATTATTTTTCTTATTTAAAGATTTATATTTTTTAAAATCTTATTCGATTAATTCAAATTCAAATTCAAATTCAAATTTAAAACAACGATTTTTAAGTTTAAAACCGATATTATTGTGGATATTGGTTCTAAGTAGTCTATTAAGTATTTCAACAAAATCAGCCTATGCATTAAATGCAAGTACTGCCAATGAAATTCATGGTAGTGCACCTTATCTTACTTATGATGGTGGTATCAATAAAGCAGATAGTCTAGAAAGTCTATTAGGAATAACTTTATCAGATGGTACCGTTATAACGGCTTTAGAAGATAAATCAAGCCCAACAAACCCAATAGAGTTGCCGAGTGCTTATGATACTTATGCCAATATTCAAACTATTGTTCCACTACCAAAGTCAGGTAATAATAATTATCCAACAGCCAATATCACAGATTTATTAAAAGCACCGTATAACTACTATGGTGATGATGATGGTGATGGTTATGATCAAAGTGGTAGTGTAATTGCTACAGCGAGTGGTCAGGTAAGTTTAAAGTGGGAAGTACTTAGACCTGGATTTAGTGATACCAACGCTAGTGATGCGTTTTATGATATTACTGAAACAGTGGGAAGTGAACCTAATACCTTAATTAATGCTTGTCATAAGCCATATCGTTTAACCATCAGTGCAAGTAATGGTGAGCTGAAGACTGCGTATGGCCAACCCAATAAGAGTGATTTTATTGGTGGCAGTCATAGTTACTATATCAAGGCGAATGGTGAATCGCCTGCAGCGTGTTTTGCCCAACCTAATTTATATTTTGATAATGCTTCTGTTGCTCCAACTAAGATAACTTATATGTTCGATAGTTTTAGATGGGATTCGGCCAATAATTTTTTTAAAAATAATTATAGAGGTTCACCAAGTAAGGGGTTTATCATACTACGAGCAGCTAACAGTGGGCATGATCCTTTGAATAATAATCATAACTACAGTAATTTTCCAACTACAGGTTCACATGGTTTATATTTTTATCTATTGCTAGAGGGAATTACTCCAAATGCTGTCGTATCAGCTAACGGTAAAACGGTGAGATCAGTAGAAGGTGGAACAGTGAGCTTATCGTTAAGTGCCGGTAATACAGAGCTATGGCGACATAAACAAAGTAATGTGCCTAATCCTTATGGAAAGATAGAACCAGCATTAAAAGTGACTTTGAATGGTCCTCGTTATAATTCAGCGGATAAAAGTTTTAGTCCGACGACCTTTAGAATATATGCCGATAGTGCTAAGCAGCGTTTATTGTATGAATTTAAATTAGAGCGATGGTATATCGCACAGCCAGATGTGTTATATGGTAATAAAACAACTGGTAACGGCGGTGTTATTATGGGGGATAAGGGCTTAGGATACCAGCAGCAAGCAAAAAATTATTGTTCAGGTCTAGGCAATAACTATCATTTGCCCAATGGGAAAGAGATATTTTTTATTGGTGATGGAGTTATTATCATAGGTCGAGAACCACACACTCGTAGTGTTGGTTATAATATTAATAATGAATTTAGAGGCGGAATAGTTAATGAATGGGGCTGTATTACTACTTCTTCTAATATATGTAATGGCTATCAAGGTTCTGATTGGAACTCTTATATGTATTGGACAACAGATGTTAGAGTAGAAGGTCGGAATAAGAGGAGAGGATTAATGGTTGATGCAGAGTTAGGTTTTAGATGGGCTTATGCTACAACCACAGATTCCATTGCTGCTGCAGCCGTCTGTGTAACGCCTTGA
- a CDS encoding MFS transporter, giving the protein MNQLHNKISNSGYKQKKWKGRYTILLLLWSGWLLSFLDRMVMNVSLPFIGQDLGIDKTVQGSIISAFFVGYALFQIPGGYLSDKFGPRKVMAFAIVWWSMFTLFTGLIYVLPLMLLTRFLFGAGEGCFPASSWKTIATYFPAKERGRATAIQSSVNTLGPAISVIVAVAIIEWLGWRDVFIILSIPGFILGLFIYKFIRNNPTENSLLDANELQELEVSNSQDNNNSVVDNSSSSLINVLKMPILWKLSLIWFLFDITFWGFTTWLPSYLLEARGLSLSKTGILAAIPFLFGALGTLVGGYFADKFEHKLKYVYGLTAFISGIFLFFMFQVDNLQAAIIFQCLSALFMFIAFAIFWGMLMHMIPPVIMGKASSIVNFGGQVAGVLSPFIIGFLIDNANGGYNHAFIFMVIALISSAILTFFIKKMNI; this is encoded by the coding sequence ATGAATCAGTTACACAATAAAATTTCTAACTCTGGATATAAACAAAAAAAATGGAAAGGACGATATACAATACTATTACTTTTATGGTCAGGTTGGTTACTCTCATTTCTTGACCGAATGGTAATGAATGTATCGCTACCTTTTATCGGTCAAGATCTCGGTATTGACAAAACAGTACAAGGTTCGATTATCAGTGCTTTCTTTGTTGGTTATGCGTTATTTCAAATTCCGGGCGGGTATTTATCAGATAAATTTGGTCCTCGTAAAGTGATGGCTTTTGCCATTGTGTGGTGGTCAATGTTTACTCTGTTTACTGGATTAATTTATGTATTACCTCTGATGTTATTGACTCGATTTTTATTTGGTGCCGGTGAAGGATGTTTCCCCGCATCATCTTGGAAAACAATTGCAACTTATTTTCCAGCTAAAGAACGGGGCAGAGCAACAGCAATTCAATCATCAGTTAATACTTTAGGGCCAGCAATTTCAGTTATTGTTGCTGTGGCTATAATTGAATGGTTGGGTTGGCGTGATGTGTTTATTATATTAAGTATTCCTGGATTCATATTAGGATTATTTATTTATAAATTTATCCGCAACAATCCGACAGAAAATAGTTTGCTTGATGCTAACGAATTGCAAGAGTTGGAAGTTAGCAATAGCCAAGATAACAATAATTCAGTAGTAGATAACAGCTCATCTTCGTTAATAAACGTATTGAAGATGCCAATACTATGGAAGTTATCGCTTATCTGGTTTTTGTTTGATATCACATTTTGGGGCTTCACAACTTGGTTACCAAGTTATTTACTCGAAGCAAGAGGATTATCCCTTTCAAAAACCGGGATTTTAGCGGCAATTCCTTTCCTATTTGGTGCATTAGGCACATTAGTAGGTGGATATTTTGCTGATAAATTTGAACATAAATTAAAATATGTTTATGGCTTAACTGCTTTTATATCTGGCATATTTCTCTTCTTTATGTTCCAAGTTGATAATCTGCAAGCGGCCATTATTTTCCAATGTCTATCAGCACTATTTATGTTTATTGCTTTTGCGATCTTCTGGGGAATGTTAATGCATATGATCCCTCCGGTGATTATGGGTAAAGCTTCAAGCATTGTTAATTTTGGTGGTCAAGTTGCAGGGGTATTATCTCCATTTATCATTGGATTCTTAATCGATAACGCTAACGGTGGTTATAATCATGCATTTATATTTATGGTAATAGCGCTAATTAGTTCGGCAATTTTGACTTTTTTCATCAAAAAAATGAATATTTAA